In Gulosibacter molinativorax, a single window of DNA contains:
- a CDS encoding ABC transporter substrate-binding protein — MKRTSKFLGGLALVAAASLTLAGCAGGGSPASTDAETGGAGTGESYKIGISQLVQHPALDAAAAGFQQAFTDAGLDVEFDVQNANGEQATAVTIANTFASDADMDLVLAIATPAAQAAAQAITDKPVLFTAVTDPVSAELVASNEEPGGNVTGTNDMNPVADQIKLIQEIVPDVASIGVVYSSGEVNSQIQVDIAKETAAELGIDVKEATITAVNEIPTALQSLGDVDAIYVPTDNMVVSGFETVVQHAEQNKIALFAGDTATVERGAIGTLGLNYEKLGQQTGEMAVKILTEGADPATMPVESQTEFELFVSPSAAEAQGVELPQAVLDRADTVIE, encoded by the coding sequence ATGAAACGCACTTCGAAGTTCCTCGGCGGTCTTGCGCTGGTCGCGGCGGCGTCGCTGACCCTTGCCGGCTGTGCCGGTGGCGGATCGCCCGCTTCGACGGATGCCGAAACCGGCGGTGCCGGAACTGGCGAGAGCTACAAGATCGGCATCTCGCAGCTCGTGCAGCACCCGGCGCTCGACGCCGCGGCGGCGGGTTTCCAGCAAGCGTTCACCGACGCGGGTCTCGATGTCGAGTTCGACGTGCAGAACGCGAACGGCGAGCAGGCCACTGCCGTGACGATCGCGAACACCTTCGCGTCGGACGCTGACATGGACCTCGTCCTCGCGATTGCGACGCCAGCTGCGCAGGCAGCCGCGCAGGCAATCACCGACAAGCCGGTCCTGTTTACGGCAGTCACCGACCCCGTTTCCGCAGAGCTCGTCGCTTCGAATGAGGAACCGGGCGGCAACGTCACCGGTACGAACGACATGAACCCGGTCGCCGACCAGATCAAGCTCATCCAGGAGATCGTGCCAGATGTCGCCAGCATCGGCGTCGTCTACTCCTCGGGCGAGGTGAACTCGCAGATCCAGGTCGACATCGCGAAGGAAACCGCAGCCGAACTCGGTATCGACGTCAAGGAAGCGACGATCACCGCGGTCAACGAGATCCCGACGGCACTGCAGTCGCTCGGCGACGTCGACGCGATCTATGTCCCCACCGACAACATGGTCGTCTCGGGCTTCGAGACAGTCGTCCAGCACGCCGAGCAAAACAAGATTGCACTCTTCGCGGGTGACACCGCGACCGTTGAGCGCGGCGCAATCGGCACCCTCGGCCTCAACTACGAAAAGCTCGGTCAGCAGACCGGTGAGATGGCGGTCAAGATCCTGACTGAAGGCGCAGATCCCGCCACCATGCCGGTCGAGTCGCAGACGGAATTCGAACTCTTTGTCTCGCCCTCCGCGGCAGAGGCACAGGGCGTCGAGCTGCCGCAGGCGGTCCTCGACCGCGCGGACACCGTCATCGAGTAA
- a CDS encoding Lrp/AsnC family transcriptional regulator, with the protein MDRLDYSIIELFTEQPGVSVLSAARELGVARPTIQARLNRMREKGILIDIVPKLAPDPMGFPVQAMTMLQIDQRIGHGGLHDDLLAVPEVIDFSTMAGPWDILLRIVARSNSDLQRVIDKIARLEAVSRTSTSIVLRDLARNRLLPLMDEATKDTGSPGRSS; encoded by the coding sequence ATGGACCGACTCGACTATTCGATCATTGAGCTTTTCACCGAACAACCCGGCGTCAGCGTGCTGTCCGCGGCGCGTGAACTCGGCGTTGCCAGGCCAACGATCCAGGCTCGCCTCAATCGGATGCGCGAGAAGGGCATCCTCATCGACATCGTGCCGAAGCTCGCACCGGACCCGATGGGCTTTCCGGTACAGGCCATGACGATGTTACAAATTGATCAGCGCATCGGACACGGTGGACTGCATGACGATTTGCTCGCTGTCCCCGAAGTCATCGACTTCTCGACGATGGCGGGTCCGTGGGACATCCTGCTGCGCATCGTGGCGCGCTCGAATTCGGATCTGCAGCGCGTGATTGACAAGATCGCGCGCCTCGAGGCCGTCTCGCGCACGTCCACATCCATCGTGCTGCGTGACCTCGCGAGAAACCGACTCCTGCCGCTCATGGACGAGGCCACTAAAGACACCGGAAGCCCCGGTCGCTCGTCGTAA
- a CDS encoding MarR family winged helix-turn-helix transcriptional regulator, whose product MGQEESARWLSDRERGAWMRLVAVLELLPSTIDSQLRHDSDLTYTEYYALAMISETAERRVQMKRLATLTNTTLPRLSRVISGLENAGYVARVPNEHDARATDVVLTEQGWDALVAAAPGHVTNVRQLVFDPLTDRQVDELIGVTDAWLDVLDPDRKMVRNSEAWPDRSECE is encoded by the coding sequence ATGGGGCAAGAGGAATCAGCGCGTTGGCTTAGCGATCGAGAACGTGGCGCGTGGATGCGCCTGGTCGCCGTACTCGAGCTGCTCCCGTCGACGATCGACTCGCAGCTGCGGCACGACTCAGATCTCACCTACACGGAGTACTACGCCCTCGCGATGATCTCGGAGACCGCCGAGCGACGCGTGCAGATGAAGCGACTCGCGACGCTCACGAACACCACCCTGCCGCGGCTGTCACGGGTGATCTCGGGCCTCGAAAACGCGGGGTACGTGGCGCGCGTCCCGAACGAACACGACGCGCGCGCTACGGACGTGGTGCTTACCGAGCAGGGTTGGGATGCGCTCGTCGCCGCCGCCCCGGGGCACGTCACCAACGTGCGCCAGCTCGTATTCGACCCGTTGACCGATCGTCAGGTCGACGAGCTCATCGGCGTCACGGATGCGTGGCTCGACGTGCTCGATCCCGACCGCAAGATGGTGCGAAACTCCGAGGCTTGGCCAGACCGGTCGGAGTGCGAATAG
- a CDS encoding thiamine pyrophosphate-dependent enzyme, producing MNQPVQHKSAGHAIVETLEAHGVKRVYVVPGESYLDVLDGLHDSSIETVICRHEGGAAYMAEADGKLLDVPGVAMVTRGPGAANAHVGLHTAWQDSTAMVLFVGLIPFEHREKEAFQEFDPKQWFESGAKRVMVLDHPNRASEIVAEAMFAASAGRPGPVVVGLPEDVIKEIVDGRVHPQIPVATGGMTVTDWKSLRDSLLESERPLFITGGNDWTDGAARELSKWLEEHSLPAAAEWRTEGTVPFDSPSYVGPIGYGRPKFSNDLMEDTDLIVFVGTVPGDVITSGFTGRQNWNQRNFIVTIDPSLRGRSGPISHQITAKPHSFVRDLIRMDLPVRDSWREWTSGLRKQQEEWSALPSSTPSEGQAKMATLMANLIERLPQDAMVTFGAGEHTNWAHRYFPTRQYASMISARNGSMGYSVPSAVAASLNYPDRVVVTIAGDGEFLMNGQELATAAQYGATPLVIVMDNQEYGTIRSHQEKDYPGRISGTQLKNPDFAKLAESFGGVGFRVENDADVPAAVEKALETVQNGETFALIHLIVEQRIKAF from the coding sequence ATGAATCAGCCTGTCCAGCACAAGTCCGCTGGCCACGCAATTGTTGAGACGCTCGAGGCCCACGGGGTCAAGCGCGTGTATGTGGTTCCTGGCGAAAGCTATCTCGACGTCCTCGACGGTCTGCACGACTCGTCGATCGAGACCGTCATCTGCCGCCACGAAGGCGGCGCGGCGTACATGGCCGAGGCGGATGGCAAGCTGCTCGACGTCCCGGGCGTCGCGATGGTGACCCGCGGACCGGGTGCCGCGAACGCCCACGTTGGCCTGCACACCGCGTGGCAGGACTCGACCGCGATGGTGCTCTTCGTCGGGCTGATCCCATTCGAACACCGCGAGAAGGAAGCTTTCCAGGAGTTCGATCCGAAGCAGTGGTTCGAGTCCGGCGCGAAGCGCGTGATGGTCCTCGACCACCCGAACCGTGCGAGTGAGATCGTCGCCGAGGCGATGTTCGCGGCCTCGGCCGGCCGTCCGGGTCCCGTCGTTGTGGGGCTCCCGGAAGACGTCATCAAGGAAATTGTGGATGGCCGCGTCCACCCCCAGATTCCGGTCGCGACCGGTGGCATGACGGTCACGGACTGGAAATCGCTGCGCGACTCGCTACTCGAGTCGGAGCGACCGCTGTTTATCACCGGCGGTAACGACTGGACTGATGGGGCTGCCCGCGAGCTGTCGAAGTGGCTCGAGGAGCACTCGCTCCCCGCCGCCGCCGAGTGGCGCACCGAGGGCACCGTCCCGTTTGACTCCCCCTCCTACGTCGGCCCAATTGGCTACGGTCGCCCGAAGTTCTCGAACGACCTCATGGAAGACACCGACCTCATCGTGTTCGTCGGCACGGTTCCCGGCGACGTGATTACCTCGGGCTTCACCGGTCGACAGAACTGGAACCAGCGCAACTTCATCGTCACGATCGACCCGTCGCTCCGCGGCCGCTCGGGCCCCATCTCACACCAGATCACCGCGAAGCCGCACAGCTTTGTGCGCGACCTCATTCGCATGGACCTCCCCGTGCGCGACTCGTGGCGCGAGTGGACGAGCGGCCTGCGCAAGCAGCAGGAAGAGTGGTCGGCGCTGCCGTCGTCGACTCCGTCCGAAGGCCAGGCGAAGATGGCGACGCTCATGGCAAACCTCATCGAGCGCCTGCCCCAGGATGCGATGGTCACCTTTGGCGCCGGCGAGCACACCAACTGGGCGCACCGCTACTTCCCCACCCGCCAGTACGCGTCGATGATCTCGGCACGTAACGGCTCGATGGGGTACTCGGTGCCCTCGGCGGTCGCTGCCTCCCTCAACTACCCGGATCGCGTCGTGGTGACGATCGCGGGTGACGGCGAGTTCCTCATGAACGGCCAGGAGCTTGCCACCGCTGCACAGTACGGCGCAACTCCGCTCGTCATCGTGATGGACAACCAGGAGTACGGCACGATCCGCAGTCACCAGGAGAAGGACTACCCGGGACGCATCTCGGGCACCCAGCTCAAGAATCCCGACTTCGCGAAACTCGCCGAGTCCTTCGGTGGCGTCGGTTTCCGCGTCGAAAACGATGCCGACGTTCCCGCCGCCGTCGAAAAGGCGCTCGAGACGGTCCAGAACGGTGAGACGTTCGCGCTCATCCACCTGATCGTCGAGCAGCGCATCAAGGCGTTCTAG
- a CDS encoding VWA domain-containing protein — protein MIKAIHRWFKRTGARLSAVLALALTLPLALAGCGAFGSGEPLRILAGSEVRDLEPILEEMTRETGVQIELEYIGTLDGTEALLEAGSNGEWDATWFPSNRYLSLFPEGQDLIATSESIMRSPVVLGLKADVASSLGWSADAPPTWQEIIDAVNAGTLTYGMTSPISSNSGFTTLVQLATALSGTGTVLEPGDVAATTAPLQDFAKGQQLASGSSGWLLDKFIEDPTVVDGIFNYESVLQNVEVDGEPLTVLIPSDGVITSDYPLALLSGADEMKTEQFNLMTDYLLSTDVQQKIADDTHRRTSVTPPATDASVFELPFPNQLGTVQSLLQTWIADVKKPSHMVFAIDTSGSMSGDRMTQLDDALQVLSGIDNQGTGAFLKLQPREQITFLEFASSVKSDESFALPADQSGYEEAMASIGEHISTFEPGGGTSVYTTLAQAYESAVAGAGEDAISSIVLFTDGQSNEGMSYEEFESWYEGFVAENPEAKSIPVYTVQFGDANRSEMESIATLTGGRLFDATEDSLAAAFREIRGYL, from the coding sequence GTGATCAAGGCAATCCACCGCTGGTTCAAGCGAACGGGCGCCCGGCTGAGCGCCGTTCTGGCACTCGCGCTGACGCTTCCCCTCGCCCTCGCCGGGTGTGGCGCCTTCGGCTCGGGCGAGCCCCTGCGCATCCTCGCCGGCTCCGAGGTCCGCGACCTGGAGCCCATCCTCGAGGAAATGACCCGCGAGACCGGCGTGCAGATCGAGCTGGAATACATCGGCACGCTCGATGGCACGGAGGCGCTGCTCGAGGCAGGCAGTAACGGCGAATGGGACGCGACCTGGTTCCCGTCGAACCGCTACCTGTCGCTCTTCCCGGAGGGCCAGGATCTCATCGCGACCAGCGAGTCGATCATGCGCTCCCCCGTCGTGCTCGGGCTCAAGGCGGATGTCGCATCCTCGCTCGGCTGGTCGGCCGATGCCCCGCCGACGTGGCAAGAAATCATCGACGCCGTGAACGCTGGCACGCTGACGTACGGGATGACGAGCCCGATCTCCTCCAACTCGGGGTTCACGACGCTCGTGCAGCTCGCGACCGCGCTTTCCGGCACCGGCACCGTGCTCGAGCCCGGTGACGTCGCTGCGACCACCGCTCCCCTGCAGGACTTCGCGAAGGGCCAGCAGCTCGCCTCCGGTTCCTCCGGGTGGCTCCTCGACAAGTTCATCGAGGACCCCACCGTCGTGGACGGAATCTTCAACTACGAATCGGTGCTGCAGAACGTCGAGGTCGACGGTGAGCCGCTCACGGTGCTCATCCCCTCGGATGGCGTCATCACGAGCGACTACCCGCTGGCGCTGCTGAGCGGTGCGGACGAAATGAAGACCGAGCAGTTCAACCTCATGACGGACTACCTGCTCTCCACCGACGTCCAGCAAAAGATCGCCGATGACACGCACCGCCGCACGAGCGTGACGCCGCCGGCAACGGACGCGAGCGTATTCGAGCTGCCCTTCCCGAACCAGCTCGGTACCGTGCAGTCGCTGCTGCAGACGTGGATCGCGGACGTCAAGAAGCCCTCGCACATGGTCTTCGCGATCGACACCTCCGGCTCGATGTCCGGTGACCGCATGACGCAGCTCGACGACGCGCTGCAGGTGCTCTCCGGCATCGATAACCAGGGCACCGGGGCTTTCCTCAAGCTGCAGCCGCGCGAACAGATCACCTTCCTCGAGTTTGCGAGCAGCGTGAAGTCGGACGAGTCGTTCGCCCTCCCCGCCGATCAGTCGGGTTACGAGGAGGCGATGGCCTCGATTGGCGAGCACATTTCGACGTTCGAGCCTGGCGGCGGCACGTCGGTGTACACCACCTTGGCCCAGGCGTACGAGAGTGCCGTAGCCGGCGCGGGCGAGGATGCGATCTCGTCGATCGTGCTCTTCACCGACGGCCAGAGCAACGAGGGCATGTCGTACGAAGAGTTCGAGTCCTGGTACGAGGGCTTCGTCGCGGAGAATCCCGAGGCCAAGTCGATCCCGGTCTACACCGTGCAATTCGGCGACGCCAACCGCAGTGAGATGGAGTCGATCGCGACGCTCACCGGCGGCCGCCTCTTCGACGCAACCGAAGATTCACTCGCCGCGGCGTTCCGCGAGATCCGAGGCTACCTGTGA
- a CDS encoding YtxH domain-containing protein, whose translation MTQANRAMASIGIGVVVGAAAAAACIFLLGIVWPLGVGIGAAVGVGAGLLLAPTAPSKLEIVHATPVTVEDSLNAVLDSVTAMSNTMRRLQSRPLWANSGVDERINQLLGRVRSLAMLPELRSRKQVDGDVHMLYVIGTDYLPTVVNHAIENDRMHSSFSGASSRAQVEQNVQSLDDQLGVLSEVLDRIENDIARGKTQSIQEHAAFLKMRFEQSGTTSVLDLQQPLEAPSAHELPSNRKSE comes from the coding sequence GTGACGCAAGCAAACCGGGCCATGGCGTCCATCGGGATTGGCGTGGTCGTCGGCGCTGCGGCCGCGGCGGCCTGCATCTTCCTGCTCGGCATCGTCTGGCCTCTCGGTGTCGGTATCGGTGCCGCGGTCGGCGTCGGGGCGGGGCTGCTTTTGGCACCAACCGCGCCCTCGAAGCTCGAGATCGTGCACGCGACGCCGGTGACGGTCGAGGATTCGCTGAACGCCGTCCTCGACAGCGTCACCGCGATGTCAAACACGATGCGGCGGCTGCAGAGCCGCCCGCTTTGGGCGAATTCGGGTGTGGATGAGCGCATCAACCAGTTGCTCGGACGTGTTCGCTCGCTCGCGATGCTCCCCGAGCTGCGCTCGCGCAAGCAGGTCGACGGCGACGTTCACATGCTCTACGTGATCGGCACCGATTACCTCCCCACGGTCGTCAATCACGCGATCGAGAATGATCGGATGCACTCATCGTTCTCCGGCGCGAGCTCGCGTGCCCAGGTCGAGCAAAACGTTCAGTCGTTGGATGATCAGCTCGGCGTACTGTCAGAGGTGCTCGATCGCATCGAAAACGACATCGCGCGCGGTAAGACCCAAAGCATCCAGGAACACGCGGCATTCTTGAAGATGCGTTTCGAGCAGTCCGGCACGACCTCGGTGCTCGACCTCCAGCAACCGCTTGAGGCGCCGTCCGCCCATGAACTCCCGTCCAATCGCAAAAGTGAGTGA
- a CDS encoding toxic anion resistance protein — translation MNQKLQPPSPEDLEPIEAAPPVQEVEPAKAHSMLPDVDPNTALDLQHRADTWVGHLATLKPKTPEYTEQVRAISQVARQEIQQTTNATGRFFERSLNQAKTEGDGGQAVEVSKSLVDLRNVVEELQPEQQNAVGRFFGKLPGSRGVKRYFRQYESNQDQLNAVLHALERGQDNLRKDNAALSLERRTLWDAMGELNKLSALLTELDQSVLRKMDQLSAQGQVEEVKALEQDVLFAIRQRHMDVQTQLAVSVQSYLSMDLIQDNNLKLVDGVERAKTTTMTALRTAVVVAQALENQRLVLDQIDAVNATTNSMIEKTSGMLRDNSARIQEQAVTSGVTMETLQKAYDNVFAAIDQVEQFRSTANKNFATSIESLSQQLERATPYIERSRENELSREAENSGQVGAGKLPPELTL, via the coding sequence ATGAACCAGAAGCTGCAGCCCCCGTCGCCCGAGGATCTTGAGCCCATCGAGGCCGCCCCGCCCGTGCAAGAGGTTGAGCCGGCCAAGGCCCACTCGATGCTCCCCGATGTCGACCCGAACACTGCCCTCGATCTCCAGCACCGCGCAGACACCTGGGTGGGCCACCTCGCCACGCTCAAGCCGAAGACACCCGAGTACACCGAGCAGGTGCGTGCGATCTCGCAGGTCGCCCGTCAGGAAATCCAGCAGACGACCAATGCCACCGGTCGCTTCTTCGAGCGGAGCCTGAACCAGGCCAAGACCGAGGGCGACGGCGGTCAGGCCGTCGAGGTCTCGAAGTCGCTCGTTGACCTCCGCAATGTGGTCGAAGAGCTGCAGCCCGAGCAGCAGAACGCGGTGGGCCGATTCTTCGGCAAGCTGCCCGGTTCGCGCGGGGTGAAGCGCTACTTCCGTCAGTACGAATCGAACCAGGACCAGCTCAACGCGGTGCTGCACGCGCTTGAGCGCGGCCAAGACAACCTTCGCAAAGACAACGCTGCGCTCTCGCTCGAGCGACGCACGCTGTGGGATGCGATGGGCGAGCTCAACAAGCTCAGCGCCCTTCTGACCGAGCTCGACCAGTCGGTGCTGCGCAAGATGGACCAGCTCAGCGCCCAGGGCCAGGTCGAGGAGGTCAAGGCGCTCGAGCAGGATGTGCTCTTCGCCATTCGCCAGCGCCACATGGATGTGCAGACCCAGCTCGCGGTGAGCGTGCAGTCGTACCTGTCAATGGATCTCATTCAGGACAACAACCTGAAGCTCGTTGACGGCGTCGAACGCGCGAAAACCACGACGATGACCGCGCTCCGCACTGCGGTGGTCGTGGCGCAGGCACTCGAGAACCAGCGGCTCGTCCTCGACCAGATCGACGCCGTGAACGCGACGACGAACTCGATGATCGAGAAGACCTCGGGGATGCTGCGCGATAACTCCGCGCGCATCCAGGAGCAGGCGGTCACTTCCGGCGTCACGATGGAGACGCTGCAGAAGGCGTACGACAACGTCTTCGCCGCGATCGACCAGGTCGAGCAGTTCCGGTCGACCGCGAACAAGAACTTCGCGACGTCGATCGAGTCCCTGAGCCAGCAGCTCGAGCGCGCGACCCCGTACATCGAGCGCTCCCGCGAGAACGAGCTCTCCCGCGAGGCCGAGAACAGCGGCCAGGTCGGCGCCGGCAAGCTGCCTCCGGAACTCACGCTCTAG
- a CDS encoding MBL fold metallo-hydrolase yields the protein MTARIDHVVTSGTFSLDGQTFDVDNNVWVVGDDSECIVIDAPHDPQAVLALVGDRTLKAVVCTHAHDDHVRFAPEVADATGAPILLNPEDRVLWDMTHPERQPDGDLTDGQVIEIGGTRLEVIATPGHAPGAVCLWAPELGVLFSGDTLFEGGPGATGRSYSDRPTIEDSIREKLFSLGDDVVVKTGHGPDTTIGAEKQGDWV from the coding sequence ATGACCGCGCGTATCGACCACGTCGTCACGAGCGGCACGTTCTCGCTCGACGGCCAGACCTTTGATGTCGACAACAATGTCTGGGTCGTCGGCGACGACAGCGAATGCATCGTGATCGATGCACCGCACGATCCGCAGGCCGTCCTCGCGCTCGTGGGCGACCGCACGCTGAAGGCCGTCGTGTGCACGCACGCGCACGATGACCACGTCCGCTTCGCCCCGGAGGTCGCAGACGCGACCGGTGCGCCCATCCTGCTGAACCCCGAGGACCGCGTGCTGTGGGACATGACCCACCCGGAGCGTCAGCCTGACGGCGACCTCACGGACGGTCAGGTCATCGAGATTGGTGGCACGCGACTCGAGGTCATCGCAACCCCCGGGCACGCGCCCGGCGCGGTGTGCCTATGGGCGCCCGAACTTGGTGTTCTGTTCAGCGGCGACACGCTATTCGAGGGCGGGCCCGGTGCGACCGGACGCAGCTACAGCGACCGACCGACGATCGAGGACTCGATCCGCGAGAAGCTCTTCTCGCTCGGCGATGACGTCGTCGTGAAGACGGGCCACGGCCCCGACACCACCATCGGCGCCGAGAAGCAGGGCGACTGGGTGTAG
- a CDS encoding S-(hydroxymethyl)mycothiol dehydrogenase: MQQVKGVISRAKDAPVELVNINVPDAGPGEAVVRIQACGVCHTDYHYVSGGIGNDYPYLLGHEAAGIVEQVGEGVTNVEVGDYVVLNWRAVCGDCRACDRGEPWYCFATKNAEQKMTLEDGTELSPALGIGAFIEKTLVAAGQCTKVDEGVEPAAAGLIGCGIMAGVGASINTAAVRRGESVAVIGCGGVGTAAIAGAEIAGATKIIAVDVDDRKLEQAREFGATHTVNSKVEDAVEAIRELTGGFGADVVVEAVGRPETYEQAFYARDLAGRVVLVGVPTPDMEITLPLAEVFGRGGALKSSWYGDCLPERDFPMLADLYLQGRFPLDKFVSETIGINDIDAAFEKMGRGEVLRSVVILEDAAEAK, from the coding sequence ATGCAGCAGGTTAAAGGTGTAATTTCGCGGGCCAAGGATGCCCCTGTCGAACTGGTCAACATCAATGTTCCCGACGCAGGCCCCGGTGAGGCAGTGGTCCGCATTCAGGCGTGCGGCGTCTGCCACACCGACTATCACTACGTCTCGGGCGGCATCGGTAACGACTACCCGTACCTGCTCGGCCACGAGGCCGCGGGCATCGTCGAGCAGGTCGGAGAGGGAGTCACCAACGTCGAGGTTGGCGACTATGTCGTTCTCAACTGGCGTGCGGTGTGCGGCGACTGCCGTGCGTGCGACCGTGGCGAGCCCTGGTACTGCTTCGCGACGAAGAATGCCGAGCAGAAGATGACCCTCGAAGACGGCACGGAGCTCTCGCCCGCGCTCGGCATCGGCGCGTTCATCGAGAAGACGCTCGTGGCCGCGGGCCAGTGCACCAAGGTGGATGAAGGCGTCGAGCCCGCAGCGGCTGGCCTCATCGGCTGCGGCATCATGGCCGGTGTCGGAGCCTCGATCAACACCGCGGCTGTCCGTCGCGGCGAGTCTGTCGCAGTTATCGGCTGCGGTGGCGTTGGCACCGCGGCAATCGCCGGCGCAGAAATCGCTGGCGCGACCAAGATCATCGCGGTCGACGTCGATGACCGCAAGCTCGAGCAGGCACGCGAGTTCGGTGCGACCCACACGGTGAACTCGAAGGTCGAGGATGCGGTTGAGGCTATCCGCGAGCTCACCGGCGGCTTTGGTGCCGACGTCGTCGTCGAGGCGGTGGGCCGCCCTGAGACGTACGAGCAGGCGTTCTACGCGCGCGACCTCGCCGGTCGTGTCGTGCTCGTCGGCGTTCCGACCCCGGACATGGAAATCACCCTCCCGCTCGCGGAGGTCTTCGGTCGCGGCGGTGCGCTGAAGTCGAGCTGGTATGGCGACTGCCTGCCAGAGCGCGACTTCCCGATGCTCGCGGATCTCTACCTCCAGGGCCGTTTCCCGCTCGACAAGTTCGTGTCGGAAACGATCGGCATCAACGACATCGACGCGGCATTCGAGAAGATGGGCCGCGGCGAGGTCCTACGGTCGGTTGTCATCCTCGAGGATGCAGCGGAGGCGAAGTAA
- a CDS encoding CsbD family protein: MSFEDRLENKGEDLGGRAKEAFGAASDNDELRREGKADQASAGLKDKVEDVKDGVTDAIDNLRGKNN, encoded by the coding sequence ATGAGTTTCGAAGACCGTCTAGAGAACAAGGGCGAAGACCTCGGTGGCCGTGCCAAGGAGGCATTCGGTGCCGCGAGCGACAACGACGAGCTCCGTCGTGAAGGCAAGGCAGATCAAGCATCTGCTGGCCTAAAGGATAAGGTCGAAGACGTCAAGGACGGCGTGACCGACGCTATCGACAATCTTCGCGGGAAGAACAACTAA